The following proteins are encoded in a genomic region of Streptomyces sp. NBC_01723:
- a CDS encoding ectoine synthase, whose product MIVRSFKEIEGTDRHVKSASGTWESKRIVLAKEKVGFSLHETILYAGTETSMWYANHIEAVVCTKGEAELTDRETGKTYTITPGTMYLLNGHERHTLKVKEDFHCLCVFNPPVTGREDHDENGVYPLLTEEV is encoded by the coding sequence GTGATCGTCCGTTCGTTCAAGGAGATCGAAGGCACCGACCGGCACGTGAAATCGGCGTCCGGCACCTGGGAGAGCAAGCGCATCGTCCTCGCGAAGGAGAAGGTCGGCTTCTCCCTCCACGAGACGATTCTGTACGCGGGTACGGAGACGTCGATGTGGTACGCGAACCACATCGAGGCCGTCGTCTGTACCAAGGGCGAAGCCGAGTTGACCGACCGCGAGACGGGGAAGACGTACACCATCACGCCCGGCACGATGTACCTCCTCAACGGCCATGAGCGGCACACGCTCAAGGTCAAGGAGGACTTCCACTGCCTGTGCGTCTTCAATCCGCCCGTGACCGGACGGGAGGACCACGACGAGAACGGCGTCTACCCGCTGCTCACCGAGGAGGTGTGA
- the thpD gene encoding ectoine hydroxylase: MVTMTTNVTDLYPTRGATEVATPRQDPVVWGSPDTPGPVSQGDLQSLERDGFLAIDQLIGPDEVAVYQRELERLTSDPAIRADERSIVEPQSKEIRSVFEVHKISEVFANLVRDERVVGRARQILGSDVYVHQSRINVKPGFGASGFYWHSDFETWHAEDGLPNMRTISVSIALTENYDTNGGLMIMPGSHKTFLGCAGATPKDNYKKSLQMQDAGTPSDEALTKMASEYGIKLFTGKAGSATWFDCNCMHGSGDNITPFPRSNVFIVFNSVENTAVDPFAAPIRRPDFIGARDFTPVR, translated from the coding sequence ATCGTGACCATGACCACGAACGTCACCGATCTCTATCCCACCCGCGGCGCCACCGAGGTGGCAACCCCCCGGCAGGACCCGGTCGTCTGGGGCTCCCCGGACACGCCCGGTCCCGTCTCGCAGGGTGACCTCCAGTCCCTGGAGCGCGACGGGTTCCTCGCCATCGACCAGCTCATCGGGCCGGACGAGGTCGCGGTCTACCAGCGGGAGCTGGAGCGCCTCACCTCCGACCCGGCCATCCGCGCGGACGAGCGCTCGATCGTCGAGCCGCAGTCCAAGGAGATCCGGTCGGTCTTCGAGGTGCACAAGATCAGCGAGGTCTTCGCCAACCTCGTGCGGGACGAACGAGTGGTCGGACGGGCCCGGCAGATCCTCGGCTCGGACGTCTACGTCCACCAGTCGCGGATCAACGTCAAGCCCGGCTTCGGGGCCAGCGGTTTCTACTGGCACTCGGACTTCGAAACCTGGCACGCCGAGGACGGCCTGCCCAACATGCGGACGATCTCGGTCTCGATCGCGCTCACCGAGAACTACGACACCAACGGCGGTCTCATGATCATGCCGGGGTCGCACAAGACGTTCCTCGGGTGCGCGGGGGCCACGCCGAAGGACAACTACAAGAAGTCCCTGCAGATGCAGGACGCGGGGACGCCGTCCGACGAGGCCCTGACGAAGATGGCCTCGGAGTACGGCATCAAGCTGTTCACCGGCAAGGCCGGCTCGGCGACCTGGTTCGACTGCAACTGCATGCACGGATCGGGCGACAACATCACGCCCTTCCCGCGCAGCAACGTGTTCATCGTCTTCAACAGCGTCGAGAACACCGCGGTCGATCCGTTCGCGGCACCGATCCGGCGGCCGGACTTCATCGGCGCGCGGGACTTCACTCCGGTGAGGTGA
- a CDS encoding aminotransferase class V-fold PLP-dependent enzyme, with translation MDGGVTGPHSGAMESFENLVRAEFAPKTTYLNTASTGLLPARTLVAMRDAAASAAAGQPLDMFADVEACRSAYARLVGVPATRVAAGASVATYSGLVAAALPAGAEVLTAEADFASLVNPLYMRGDLKVRGVPLERLAESVGPETALVAVSSVQSADGRIADLAAVRDAARAHGARTLIDVSQANGWLPTAADDFDFVVAVAYKWVLCPRGVAFLVVPEDLGVSAGLTPLFAGWASGERPWDSCYGPVQELAHSARRYDESPAVFSYTGARHSLALLEELGVDAVHAHDTGLADRFRAGVLSLGHEPVAAPGSAIVSVPGLGRRRDEVSRAGVEVSDRAGNLRAAFHLYNTAADVDRLLDVLAG, from the coding sequence ATGGACGGGGGGGTCACGGGGCCGCACAGTGGTGCCATGGAGAGCTTCGAGAATCTCGTCCGTGCCGAGTTCGCCCCGAAGACCACGTACCTCAACACCGCCAGCACCGGCCTGCTGCCCGCCAGGACCCTCGTCGCGATGCGGGACGCGGCGGCGTCGGCCGCGGCCGGGCAGCCGCTCGACATGTTCGCCGACGTCGAGGCGTGCCGGTCCGCCTACGCCCGGCTCGTGGGGGTGCCCGCCACCCGGGTCGCGGCCGGTGCCTCGGTGGCCACCTACAGCGGCCTGGTCGCCGCCGCACTGCCCGCGGGCGCCGAAGTCCTCACCGCCGAGGCCGACTTCGCCTCGCTGGTGAACCCCTTGTACATGCGGGGCGACCTCAAGGTGCGCGGTGTGCCCCTGGAGCGCCTCGCCGAGTCGGTGGGCCCCGAGACCGCGCTCGTCGCGGTCAGCTCGGTCCAGTCGGCCGACGGGCGGATCGCCGACCTCGCGGCGGTGCGGGACGCGGCCCGGGCGCACGGGGCGCGGACGCTGATCGACGTCTCCCAGGCGAACGGCTGGCTGCCGACGGCCGCGGACGACTTCGACTTCGTGGTCGCCGTCGCCTACAAGTGGGTGCTCTGCCCGCGCGGCGTCGCCTTCCTCGTCGTACCGGAGGACCTGGGGGTGTCGGCCGGGCTGACGCCGCTGTTCGCCGGATGGGCGTCGGGGGAGCGCCCTTGGGACAGTTGCTACGGCCCCGTCCAGGAGCTGGCGCACTCGGCCCGGCGCTATGACGAGAGCCCCGCGGTGTTTTCGTACACAGGCGCCAGGCACTCCCTGGCGCTGCTCGAGGAGCTGGGCGTGGACGCCGTGCACGCCCACGACACCGGTCTCGCCGACCGGTTCCGCGCGGGAGTGCTGTCGCTGGGCCACGAGCCGGTGGCCGCGCCGGGCTCCGCCATCGTGTCCGTGCCCGGCCTCGGCCGGCGCAGGGACGAGGTGAGCCGGGCCGGCGTCGAGGTCTCCGACCGGGCGGGCAACCTGCGGGCCGCCTTCCACCTGTACAACACGGCGGCGGACGTCGACCGGCTGCTGGACGTGCTGGCGGGCTGA
- a CDS encoding DsbA family oxidoreductase: protein MRVEIWSDIACPWCYVGKARFEKALAAFPHRDGVEVVHRSFELDPGRAKDDVQPVLTMLTAKYGMSEAQARAGEDNLGAQAAAEGLDYRTRDRDHGSTFDMHRLLHLARERGRHDALLDAFYRANFAEERSVFNDDERLVELAVAAGLDADEARAVLADPAAYADEVRADEREAAQLGATGVPFFVLDRAYGVSGAQPAEVFAQALTQAWGERTPLKLIDDGGAEACGPDGCAVPGAENPR from the coding sequence ATGCGCGTCGAGATCTGGAGCGACATCGCCTGCCCGTGGTGCTACGTGGGCAAGGCCCGATTCGAGAAGGCGCTGGCGGCCTTCCCGCACCGGGACGGCGTCGAGGTGGTCCACCGGTCGTTCGAGCTGGACCCAGGGCGGGCCAAGGACGACGTGCAGCCGGTGCTGACGATGCTCACCGCCAAGTACGGCATGAGCGAGGCGCAGGCGCGGGCCGGTGAGGACAACCTCGGCGCGCAGGCCGCCGCCGAGGGCCTGGACTACCGCACCCGCGACCGCGACCACGGCAGCACCTTCGACATGCACCGGCTGCTGCACCTCGCCAGGGAACGGGGCCGCCACGACGCCCTGCTGGACGCCTTCTACCGGGCCAACTTCGCCGAGGAGCGCTCCGTCTTCAACGACGACGAGCGGCTCGTGGAACTGGCCGTCGCCGCAGGTCTGGACGCCGACGAGGCCCGTGCGGTGCTCGCCGACCCCGCCGCCTACGCCGACGAGGTCCGCGCCGACGAGCGCGAGGCCGCGCAGCTCGGGGCCACCGGAGTGCCGTTCTTCGTGCTCGACCGGGCCTACGGCGTCTCCGGCGCCCAGCCCGCCGAGGTCTTCGCCCAGGCGCTGACGCAGGCGTGGGGCGAGCGCACCCCGCTGAAGCTGATCGACGACGGCGGCGCGGAGGCGTGCGGTCCCGACGGCTGTGCGGTGCCGGGGGCCGAGAACCCCAGGTGA
- a CDS encoding GNAT family N-acetyltransferase, with amino-acid sequence MISERVTGSRVIRTVLPAEAETVAALHARARATYYPDGLPDDGLDWPARWRTAVERTDGHVLCAVEQGRIAAIASFRVPEDGAADKVKLFQFHVDPGHWRGGLGTALHAACVEQWQADRRRSAVLDVHVDNRRAQAFYARLGWVPDPENPPAEGDHHLFLRFRVPGE; translated from the coding sequence ATGATCAGCGAACGTGTGACCGGAAGCAGGGTGATCCGCACCGTCCTGCCCGCCGAGGCCGAGACCGTCGCCGCCCTGCACGCCCGGGCCCGGGCGACGTACTACCCCGACGGGCTGCCCGACGACGGTCTCGACTGGCCGGCCCGTTGGCGCACCGCCGTGGAGCGGACCGACGGGCACGTGCTGTGCGCGGTGGAACAGGGGCGCATCGCCGCCATCGCCTCGTTCCGGGTCCCGGAGGACGGAGCGGCGGACAAGGTCAAGCTGTTCCAGTTCCACGTCGACCCCGGCCACTGGCGCGGCGGCCTCGGCACCGCACTGCACGCCGCCTGCGTCGAGCAGTGGCAGGCCGACCGCCGGCGGTCGGCGGTGCTGGACGTGCACGTCGACAACCGGCGGGCGCAGGCCTTCTACGCCCGCCTGGGCTGGGTCCCGGACCCGGAGAACCCGCCCGCCGAGGGCGACCACCATCTGTTCCTGCGTTTCCGGGTGCCCGGGGAATGA
- a CDS encoding DUF1349 domain-containing protein: MDIALPELPFPLRPYGPDGGWSYEGGVLTGAAGPRQDRFVTPTGEALDTPSDAPRLLGAPDGDFQLVARVTVGFKAAFDAGVLYVHVGERAWAKLCLEYSPDVPTVCTVVTRGHSDDCNSFTVDGSSVWFRVSRSGRAFAFHASLDGERWTFVRLFTLGDAEETGAALVGFLAQAPTGEGCVVTYDRLEFRPGWPADLRDGS; this comes from the coding sequence ATGGACATCGCACTTCCCGAACTGCCCTTTCCGCTCCGCCCCTACGGGCCCGACGGCGGCTGGTCCTACGAGGGGGGCGTGCTCACCGGGGCCGCCGGGCCGCGGCAGGACCGGTTCGTGACGCCGACCGGGGAGGCGTTGGACACCCCCTCCGACGCGCCCCGGCTGCTCGGCGCGCCCGACGGGGACTTCCAGCTCGTCGCCCGGGTCACCGTCGGGTTCAAGGCGGCCTTCGACGCCGGGGTGCTCTACGTGCACGTCGGTGAGCGGGCGTGGGCCAAGTTGTGCCTGGAGTACTCGCCGGACGTGCCCACCGTCTGCACGGTGGTCACGCGGGGCCACTCCGACGACTGCAACTCCTTCACCGTGGACGGGAGTTCCGTCTGGTTCCGGGTCAGCCGCAGTGGGCGCGCCTTCGCCTTCCACGCCTCGCTCGACGGCGAGCGCTGGACCTTCGTCCGGCTCTTCACGCTCGGCGACGCGGAGGAGACCGGTGCGGCCCTGGTGGGCTTCCTGGCGCAGGCGCCGACGGGGGAGGGCTGCGTCGTGACGTACGACCGCCTGGAGTTCCGGCCGGGCTGGCCGGCGGACCTGCGCGACGGCAGCTGA
- a CDS encoding aldehyde dehydrogenase (NADP(+)): protein MAAAPVWSVDPRTGKQREQVAVEATAQEVDDAVRAAHAARGALADRTVRAAFLRGAADELKAAEDTLVEVADAETALGPVRLTGELARTCYQLRAFADIVDEGEFLGVVVNHPDDTATPPIPDLRRYKVPLGVVAVYSASNFPFAFSVPGGDTASALAAGCPVVVKAHPDHPALSELVAKVLRRAAARHGIPDGVLGLVHGFEAGIELIRHPLVAAAGFTGSIRGGRALFDAAAARPVPIPFHGELGSLNPVVVTEAAAAERADAIGAGLAGSMTLGVGQFCVKPGLVLVPAGAAGDGLVKTLTDAVSDTDAGVLLDHRMRDNFVAGVAERAALPDVDSPVTPGAGGEHTVAAGFLTVPAARLAAEGEHDLLLEECFGPVTVVARYQDEDEVRGVLSRLPGNLTATVQLSSGEVAGEGSGAELLGAVTPLAGRVLVNGWPTGVAVAAAQHHGGPYPATTSTSTSVGGTAVERWLRPVAYQGVPEALLPAELRDGNPLGLPRRFNGVLER, encoded by the coding sequence GTGGCAGCAGCACCAGTCTGGAGTGTCGACCCCCGTACCGGGAAGCAGCGTGAACAGGTCGCGGTGGAGGCCACCGCCCAGGAGGTGGACGACGCCGTCCGTGCCGCGCACGCCGCCCGCGGCGCCCTCGCGGACCGTACCGTCCGCGCGGCCTTCCTGCGCGGTGCCGCCGACGAACTGAAGGCCGCCGAGGACACGCTGGTCGAGGTCGCCGACGCGGAGACCGCGCTGGGTCCGGTGCGGCTCACCGGTGAACTGGCCCGCACCTGCTACCAGCTGCGCGCCTTCGCGGACATCGTGGACGAGGGCGAGTTCCTCGGTGTCGTGGTCAACCACCCCGACGACACCGCCACCCCGCCCATCCCGGACCTGCGCCGCTACAAGGTGCCCCTCGGCGTCGTCGCGGTCTACTCCGCCTCCAACTTCCCGTTCGCCTTCTCCGTCCCCGGCGGCGACACCGCCAGCGCCCTCGCGGCCGGCTGCCCGGTCGTCGTCAAGGCCCACCCCGACCACCCGGCCCTGTCCGAACTGGTCGCCAAGGTGCTGCGCCGCGCCGCGGCCCGGCACGGCATCCCGGACGGCGTACTCGGCCTGGTGCACGGTTTCGAGGCCGGCATCGAACTGATCCGGCACCCGCTCGTCGCGGCGGCCGGCTTCACGGGCTCCATCCGCGGTGGCCGCGCGCTCTTCGACGCGGCCGCGGCGCGGCCGGTGCCGATCCCCTTCCACGGCGAGCTGGGTTCGCTGAACCCGGTCGTCGTCACGGAGGCGGCGGCCGCCGAGCGGGCGGACGCGATCGGCGCGGGGCTGGCCGGCTCGATGACCCTGGGCGTCGGCCAGTTCTGCGTGAAGCCCGGCCTGGTCCTGGTGCCGGCGGGCGCCGCCGGTGACGGCCTGGTCAAGACGCTCACGGACGCGGTCAGCGACACCGACGCCGGCGTCCTGCTCGACCACCGCATGCGGGACAACTTCGTCGCCGGCGTCGCCGAGCGCGCGGCGCTGCCCGACGTGGACTCGCCGGTGACGCCCGGCGCGGGCGGCGAGCACACCGTCGCCGCGGGGTTCCTCACCGTGCCGGCCGCGCGGCTCGCGGCGGAGGGGGAGCACGATCTGCTCCTGGAGGAGTGCTTCGGGCCGGTCACCGTGGTGGCCCGCTACCAGGACGAGGACGAGGTGCGGGGCGTGCTGTCGCGGCTGCCGGGGAACCTCACGGCGACCGTGCAGCTCTCCTCCGGAGAGGTCGCGGGGGAGGGGAGCGGTGCCGAGCTTCTCGGTGCGGTGACGCCGCTGGCGGGGCGGGTGCTGGTGAACGGGTGGCCCACGGGGGTCGCCGTCGCGGCGGCTCAGCATCACGGGGGGCCGTATCCCGCGACGACGTCGACGTCCACGTCGGTGGGGGGAACGGCTGTGGAGCGGTGGCTGCGGCCGGTGGCGTATCAGGGGGTGCCGGAGGCGCTGCTGCCGGCGGAGCTGCGGGACGGGAATCCGCTGGGGTTGCCTCGAAGGTTCAACGGGGTGCTCGAGCGGTAA
- a CDS encoding IclR family transcriptional regulator, producing the protein MSAGETGGGAQVKSAVRTVELLEYFAGRPGMHSLASVQEAVGYPKSSLYMLLRTLVELGWVETDATGTRYGIGVRALLVGTSYIDGDEVVAAARPTLDRLSDDTTETIHLARLDGTNVVYLATRQSQHYLRPFTRVGRRLPAHSTSLGKALLSTYTDEQVRKMLPETLPALTEHTITDREKLIEELRLVREQGFAVDREENTLGLRCFGVAVPYRTPARDAISCSVPVARLTPAHEQMVKDALFDARDRLTLATRRL; encoded by the coding sequence ATGTCGGCTGGCGAGACGGGGGGCGGAGCGCAGGTCAAGTCCGCGGTGCGGACGGTTGAACTGCTCGAGTACTTCGCCGGACGCCCCGGTATGCACTCCCTCGCGTCGGTCCAGGAGGCCGTCGGCTATCCCAAGTCCAGTCTCTACATGCTGCTGCGCACGCTGGTGGAGCTGGGCTGGGTGGAGACGGACGCCACGGGCACGCGGTACGGCATCGGGGTACGGGCGCTGCTGGTCGGCACCTCGTACATCGACGGCGACGAGGTGGTCGCGGCGGCGCGGCCGACGCTGGACCGGCTCTCCGACGACACGACGGAGACCATCCACCTCGCGCGCCTGGACGGCACGAACGTCGTCTATCTGGCCACCCGGCAGTCGCAGCACTACCTGCGGCCGTTCACCCGGGTCGGCCGGCGGCTGCCCGCGCACTCGACCTCGCTGGGCAAGGCGCTGCTGAGCACGTACACCGACGAGCAGGTCCGCAAGATGCTGCCGGAGACGCTGCCCGCGCTCACCGAGCACACCATCACCGATCGGGAGAAGCTCATCGAGGAGCTGCGCCTGGTGCGGGAGCAGGGCTTCGCCGTGGACCGCGAGGAGAACACGCTGGGGCTGCGCTGCTTCGGCGTGGCGGTGCCCTACCGCACCCCCGCGCGGGACGCGATCAGCTGCTCGGTGCCGGTGGCGCGGCTGACGCCCGCGCACGAACAGATGGTGAAGGACGCGCTGTTCGACGCGCGGGACCGGCTGACACTGGCCACGCGTAGGCTCTGA
- a CDS encoding GNAT family N-acetyltransferase, translating to MLIALRDVHDSDLPVFFRQMNDPEALRMAAFTPKDPADWDAFAAHWSRIRASADVVRTILGDGDVVGSAAVYGEPGEREVTYWVDRAYWGRGVATAALRALLAEVPDRPLYARAAADNAGSRRVLEKCGFETTARARGFAAARGEEIDEVVLHLAH from the coding sequence ATGCTCATCGCACTGCGCGACGTCCACGACAGCGATCTGCCCGTGTTCTTCCGGCAGATGAACGATCCCGAGGCCCTGCGCATGGCGGCCTTCACGCCGAAGGACCCGGCCGACTGGGACGCGTTCGCGGCCCACTGGAGCAGGATCCGGGCCTCCGCCGACGTCGTGCGGACCATCCTCGGCGACGGTGACGTCGTGGGCAGCGCGGCGGTGTACGGGGAGCCCGGCGAGCGCGAGGTCACCTACTGGGTGGACCGGGCGTACTGGGGCCGCGGGGTGGCGACGGCGGCGCTGCGGGCCCTGCTCGCCGAGGTGCCGGACCGCCCGCTCTACGCCCGTGCGGCGGCCGACAACGCGGGGTCGCGGCGGGTGCTGGAGAAGTGCGGCTTCGAGACGACCGCCCGGGCCAGGGGCTTCGCGGCGGCGCGGGGCGAGGAGATCGACGAGGTCGTCCTCCACCTCGCGCACTGA
- a CDS encoding sensor histidine kinase, translating to MTSFAGLLFGRRARLRWIHLILGGALAVPYVLVGSVVVGPVAGDTDVFGSLRLQLASFAVGLPLAAVTSLFPLTRPLESGVVRSLCGVEPDRLAHGPARTKGEKGRTAAWFTLHLGLGGVIAGMSLAVPPFAAALIVLPFVPTLRDDRMGLPGVLQHTWSLALAPVAGAAMLVALAGCAAACGTLLARWAPALLGPSAEDRLAVAEARAAALAVRNRLARELHDSVGHALSAVTLQASAARRVLDSDPEFVREVLAAIEDTTRRTVGELDAVLGVLRDGDAPGTAPAPTLADDLDGLLRRTRAGGLRVTARVTADPGALPPPVSREAYRIVQEGLSNALRHAGADVTVALRVDVRDDDLRIFVENPLGEAGTTRPGGGHGLRGITDRARLLGGAAEAGAEGATWRLQVRLPLEAPK from the coding sequence GTGACCTCGTTCGCCGGGCTGCTTTTCGGGCGGCGGGCGCGGCTGCGGTGGATCCATCTGATCCTCGGCGGCGCGCTCGCCGTACCGTACGTCCTGGTCGGCTCGGTCGTCGTCGGCCCGGTCGCCGGGGACACGGACGTCTTCGGGTCACTGCGCCTGCAACTGGCCTCGTTCGCCGTCGGGCTGCCGCTGGCAGCCGTCACCTCGCTGTTCCCGCTGACCCGGCCGCTGGAGTCCGGGGTCGTGCGGTCGCTGTGCGGGGTCGAGCCGGACCGGCTCGCCCACGGGCCCGCCCGCACCAAGGGCGAGAAGGGGCGCACGGCGGCCTGGTTCACGCTGCACCTGGGCCTCGGTGGCGTCATCGCGGGGATGTCGCTCGCGGTGCCGCCGTTCGCGGCCGCGCTGATCGTGCTGCCGTTCGTGCCGACGCTGCGGGACGACCGGATGGGGCTGCCCGGCGTCCTCCAGCACACCTGGTCGCTCGCGCTCGCGCCGGTCGCGGGCGCCGCGATGCTGGTCGCGCTCGCCGGGTGCGCCGCCGCCTGCGGCACACTGCTGGCCCGCTGGGCGCCCGCGCTGCTCGGCCCCTCCGCCGAGGACCGGCTCGCGGTGGCCGAGGCCCGCGCCGCCGCGCTCGCCGTCCGCAACCGGCTCGCGCGCGAGCTGCACGACTCCGTCGGCCACGCCCTGAGCGCGGTCACCCTCCAGGCGAGCGCCGCCCGCCGGGTCCTGGACAGCGACCCGGAGTTCGTCCGCGAGGTGCTGGCCGCGATCGAGGACACCACCCGGCGCACGGTCGGCGAACTCGACGCCGTACTGGGCGTACTGCGCGACGGCGACGCCCCCGGCACCGCGCCGGCACCGACGCTCGCCGACGACCTCGACGGGCTGCTGCGCCGCACCCGCGCGGGCGGACTGCGGGTGACCGCCAGGGTCACCGCCGACCCCGGCGCGCTGCCGCCGCCGGTCTCGCGCGAGGCGTACCGCATCGTGCAGGAAGGGCTGAGCAACGCGCTCAGGCACGCGGGCGCGGACGTCACCGTGGCGCTGCGCGTCGACGTGCGCGACGACGACCTGCGGATCTTTGTCGAGAACCCCCTCGGCGAGGCCGGCACCACGCGCCCCGGCGGCGGCCACGGCCTGCGCGGCATCACCGACCGCGCCCGCCTCCTGGGCGGCGCGGCCGAGGCCGGCGCCGAGGGAGCGACGTGGCGCCTCCAGGTACGACTGCCCCTGGAGGCACCCAAGTGA
- a CDS encoding response regulator transcription factor, which translates to MTRPPIRIVLADDERMVRTALRAILSAEAGLGVVGEAATGAEAVSVVRETVPDVVLMDVRMPGVDGIRATEQILATVTEPPRVVVVTTFENDSYVYDALRAGAAGFLLKRADADTLVRAVRLVAHSDTLLFPSAVRTLAAEHARANPAPPPWVARLTEREGAVLRLMATGLTNAEIAARMAVGPATVKTHVASVLAKTGSRDRTQAVIRAYDAGFTGPAT; encoded by the coding sequence GTGACCCGCCCGCCGATCCGCATCGTGCTCGCCGACGACGAGCGGATGGTGCGCACCGCGCTGCGTGCCATCCTCTCCGCCGAGGCCGGCCTGGGGGTCGTCGGGGAGGCGGCCACCGGTGCCGAGGCGGTGTCCGTGGTGCGGGAGACCGTGCCGGACGTGGTCCTGATGGACGTCCGCATGCCCGGCGTCGACGGCATCCGCGCCACCGAGCAGATCCTCGCCACCGTCACCGAGCCGCCCCGCGTCGTGGTCGTGACCACCTTCGAGAACGACTCCTACGTGTACGACGCCCTGCGCGCCGGGGCCGCCGGGTTCCTGCTCAAGCGGGCCGACGCCGACACCCTCGTCCGCGCGGTGCGGCTGGTGGCGCACAGCGACACGCTGCTGTTCCCGTCGGCGGTGCGGACGCTGGCCGCAGAGCACGCCCGCGCGAACCCCGCCCCGCCGCCCTGGGTGGCACGGCTCACCGAACGCGAGGGCGCGGTGCTGCGCCTGATGGCGACCGGCCTGACCAACGCGGAGATCGCGGCGCGGATGGCGGTCGGCCCGGCCACGGTGAAGACACACGTGGCGTCGGTGCTGGCGAAGACCGGCAGCCGGGACCGCACCCAGGCGGTGATCCGGGCCTACGACGCCGGCTTCACCGGACCGGCCACATGA
- a CDS encoding peptidoglycan D,D-transpeptidase FtsI family protein, translating to MNKTIRRASVLTLLLVFALLIRATWVQFYEGRALADSKDNRRNAIETYAEPLGNIIVGGRSVTGSAPTEGSDLAHKRTYENGKMYAAVTGFASQAYAPTQLEGIYQDVLNGTDPRLKTVMDTITNKRAEPGNVVTTIDPAVQKAGFDALGETKGAAVAIDPKTGEILSVVSTPSYDPTSLTDANTAGEAWEKLTKDPDKPLTNRALRQPLPPGSTFKLVVAAAALENGLYGSVDEKTDSPDPYRLPGTTTDLSNENPNAPCENATIRTALQYSCNNVFAKMAVDLGQDELRAMAEKFGFNDESQDVPVRAYTSVYPRDMNSSSTALTGIGQFDVTATPLQMAMVSAALANGGELVSPHMVSQVTDSGGDALEDHSDADSKRIVGSDTAEQLQSAMQTVVDKGTGSNARIAGATVGGKTGTAQHGENNSKTPYAWFTSYAKSDSSDKEVAVAVIVEQSDAARSEVSGNGLAAPVAKAMMEAALRS from the coding sequence ATGAACAAGACGATCAGGCGCGCATCGGTCCTCACGCTGCTCCTGGTGTTCGCTCTGCTGATCAGGGCGACCTGGGTGCAGTTCTACGAGGGCCGGGCGCTCGCGGACAGCAAGGACAACCGGCGCAACGCGATCGAGACGTACGCGGAGCCGCTCGGGAACATCATCGTGGGCGGCCGGTCGGTCACCGGCTCGGCACCCACGGAGGGGAGCGACCTCGCTCACAAGCGCACGTACGAGAACGGCAAGATGTACGCGGCCGTGACGGGCTTCGCCTCGCAGGCGTACGCGCCGACCCAGCTCGAGGGCATCTACCAGGACGTGCTCAACGGCACGGACCCGCGGCTCAAGACCGTCATGGACACGATCACCAACAAGCGGGCCGAGCCGGGGAACGTGGTCACGACCATCGACCCTGCCGTGCAGAAGGCCGGGTTCGACGCCCTGGGCGAGACGAAGGGCGCCGCCGTCGCGATCGACCCGAAGACGGGCGAGATCCTGTCGGTCGTGTCGACCCCCTCGTACGACCCGACGTCGCTCACCGACGCCAACACCGCGGGCGAGGCCTGGGAGAAGCTCACCAAGGACCCGGACAAGCCGCTGACCAACCGCGCGCTGCGCCAGCCGCTGCCGCCGGGCTCCACCTTCAAGCTGGTCGTCGCGGCCGCCGCGCTGGAGAACGGGCTGTACGGGTCCGTGGACGAGAAGACCGACAGCCCGGACCCGTACCGGCTGCCGGGCACCACGACGGACCTGTCCAACGAGAACCCGAACGCGCCCTGCGAGAACGCCACGATCCGCACCGCCCTCCAGTACTCGTGCAACAACGTGTTCGCGAAGATGGCCGTCGACCTCGGCCAGGACGAGCTGCGCGCCATGGCGGAGAAGTTCGGCTTCAACGACGAGTCGCAGGACGTGCCGGTCCGGGCGTACACGAGCGTGTACCCGAGGGACATGAACAGCTCGTCGACCGCCCTCACGGGGATCGGCCAGTTCGACGTCACGGCGACCCCGCTGCAGATGGCGATGGTCTCGGCGGCCCTCGCCAACGGCGGCGAGCTGGTCTCCCCGCACATGGTGTCGCAGGTCACCGACAGCGGCGGCGACGCCCTGGAGGACCACTCCGACGCGGACTCGAAGCGGATCGTCGGCTCCGACACCGCCGAGCAGCTCCAGTCGGCGATGCAGACCGTCGTCGACAAGGGCACCGGGTCCAACGCCCGGATCGCCGGCGCCACGGTGGGCGGCAAGACGGGCACGGCCCAGCACGGCGAGAACAACAGCAAGACGCCGTACGCCTGGTTCACCTCGTACGCCAAGTCCGACTCCTCGGACAAGGAGGTCGCCGTGGCGGTCATCGTCGAGCAGTCCGACGCGGCCCGCTCCGAGGTCAGCGGCAACGGCCTGGCGGCCCCGGTGGCCAAGGCGATGATGGAGGCGGCGCTCAGGAGCTGA